From the genome of Streptomyces sp. NBC_01341, one region includes:
- a CDS encoding DUF1996 domain-containing protein: MGRTSRKKRSTLANRAIVASAALILGGGGLVAVNVYASAGESGSGSPPGQALTAARQMSTIDCPDAGTALPDVPEQARPEVDRELAAMDTQITDAYRQFADRREQISRDPGLAQNAVLGPLQSKRTASLDRIGIAVERAAGDRPQGLDGLAGCSLRADDEDGGGQGEGGGDGQDGGQGGGQDPGEDGGDGQDGGQEGGDDQGGDQGQQGNGPEASDFVDIESVQPDVDRPRLRRGASRGTFTTSCGRNENGKFNPDNVIAAPGVSNGAHHMHDYVGNQATDAFAGDDDLAAGETTCRNRGDRSTYYWPVLRLQNGQDEDDVAADGGGKDQNTGEIQTPSQVTLKFVGSPAGKVTAMPRFLRIITGDAKSLTNGDANANASWSCTGFENRQLKDKYPICPEGSQVVRSFAFQSCWDGRNTDSANHRTHVAFAQDDGRCPSGFRAIPQLVQRIVYDVPPGPGFAVDSFPEQLHKPVTDHGDFINVFDDRLMKKVVSCINGARKCR, translated from the coding sequence ATGGGACGCACATCGCGCAAGAAACGTTCGACACTGGCCAACCGGGCGATCGTCGCCTCGGCCGCGCTGATCCTGGGTGGAGGTGGGCTGGTCGCCGTCAACGTCTACGCGAGTGCGGGCGAGAGCGGTTCCGGCTCGCCTCCCGGACAGGCTCTGACCGCGGCTCGCCAGATGTCCACCATTGACTGCCCTGACGCGGGAACAGCCCTTCCCGACGTACCGGAACAGGCGCGGCCGGAGGTCGATCGCGAACTGGCGGCCATGGATACGCAGATCACCGACGCGTACCGGCAGTTCGCGGACCGCAGGGAGCAGATCTCCCGGGATCCCGGTCTGGCACAGAACGCGGTACTGGGCCCGCTGCAGAGCAAGCGGACGGCCAGTCTGGACCGCATCGGGATCGCCGTGGAGCGAGCGGCGGGTGACCGCCCGCAGGGGCTGGACGGTCTCGCCGGATGCAGCCTCCGCGCGGACGACGAGGACGGCGGCGGCCAGGGCGAAGGCGGAGGTGACGGCCAGGACGGCGGTCAAGGCGGGGGCCAGGATCCCGGCGAGGACGGGGGCGACGGCCAGGACGGCGGTCAGGAGGGGGGTGACGACCAGGGAGGGGACCAGGGACAGCAGGGCAACGGCCCCGAGGCCTCCGACTTCGTCGACATCGAGTCGGTCCAGCCCGACGTCGACCGTCCCCGCCTCCGCCGGGGAGCCTCGCGCGGTACGTTCACCACCTCATGCGGCCGCAACGAGAACGGCAAGTTCAACCCCGACAACGTCATCGCGGCCCCGGGCGTGAGCAACGGCGCCCACCACATGCACGACTACGTCGGGAACCAAGCCACGGACGCCTTCGCCGGCGACGACGACCTGGCGGCCGGCGAGACGACCTGCCGGAACCGCGGCGACCGGTCCACGTACTACTGGCCCGTGCTGCGCCTGCAGAACGGTCAGGACGAGGACGACGTGGCCGCGGACGGTGGCGGGAAGGACCAGAACACCGGGGAGATCCAGACCCCTTCCCAGGTCACGCTGAAGTTCGTGGGCTCTCCCGCCGGGAAGGTCACGGCGATGCCTCGCTTCCTGCGCATCATCACCGGGGACGCCAAGTCCCTCACCAACGGCGACGCCAACGCGAACGCCTCCTGGAGCTGTACCGGTTTCGAGAACAGGCAGCTCAAGGACAAGTACCCGATCTGCCCCGAAGGCAGCCAGGTGGTGCGCTCCTTCGCCTTCCAGAGCTGCTGGGACGGCCGGAACACCGACAGCGCCAACCACCGCACCCATGTCGCGTTCGCACAGGACGACGGGCGGTGCCCCAGCGGCTTCCGGGCCATCCCGCAGCTGGTGCAGCGCATCGTGTACGACGTCCCGCCGGGCCCCGGCTTCGCCGTGGACTCCTTCCCGGAGCAGCTGCACAAGCCGGTCACCGACCACGGCGACTTCATCAACGTCTTCGACGACAGGCTGATGAAGAAGGTGGTGAGCTGCATCAACGGCGCACGCAAGTGCCGCTGA